One genomic segment of Hydra vulgaris chromosome 14, alternate assembly HydraT2T_AEP includes these proteins:
- the LOC136091094 gene encoding E3 SUMO-protein ligase KIAA1586-like — protein sequence MKSFFDKLYSIYSASPKNKKELETVAMALSVKLNSIGRILGTKWVSSSVRSVMAVWNNYAALYQRFHESSLDIRRNGGDRAHYAGLKNELCDINFILNMGLMLDALIELEHLSKKLQDRQASLPDAHRLITLKYHIFQSMRNNSGEYYSQTQLAAEKFEFKGVKLQIGKVSKINQNEFFSKLSENLDSRMFTTRAAHKSLQDKENDPNKEKYDNLIKNLQIFDKLQWFADQDPCFGDNDIRQLAKTLNICEITTVQGFREYISTGDCNKTPNDLQPLRTAINTLIVSTAECERSFSTMNIILSSLRNSLLIKTVSSLMFISLVGPPITHFDPKDYVIKWFGKGYRDANFRNCDAPALKSINESEIFWKIF from the coding sequence ATGAAAagcttttttgataaattatattcCATTTACAGTGCATctcctaaaaacaaaaaagagctggAAACTGTTGCTATGGCTTTAAGTGTAAAACTAAATTCCATTGGGCGAATTCTAGGCACTAAATGGGTGTCGTCTAGCGTTCGATCTGTGATGGCTGTTTGGAATAATTATGCTGCATTGTATCAACGCTTTCATGAATCTTCATTGGATATAAGGCGTAATGGAGGAGATAGAGCCCATTATGCAGGTCTTAAAAATGAATTGTGTGATATCAATTTCATACTCAACATGGGACTAATGCTAGATGCTTTAATAGAACTAGAAcatctttctaaaaaattacaagataGGCAGGCTTCTTTACCTGATGCACATCGGCTTATCACCTTAAAATACCATATATTTCAATCAATGAGAAATAATTCAGGTGAATATTATTCGCAAACGCAGCTTGCAGcagaaaagtttgaatttaaaggCGTCAAACTACAGATCGGaaaagtttctaaaattaatcaaaatgaattttttagtaaactaagTGAAAATCTTGATTCTAGAATGTTTACAACTAGAGCTGCGCATAAATCTTTACAAGACAAAGAAAATGAtccaaacaaagaaaaatacgataatttaataaaaaatttacaaatttttgataagCTACAATGGTTTGCAGATCAAGATCCATGCTTTGGAGATAACGATATTAGACAAttagcaaaaactttaaatatttgtgaaattaCGACAGTCCAAGGGTTTCGTGAATACATTTCCACTGGTGACTGTAATAAAACCCCTAATGATCTTCAGCCTCTGAGAACTGCTATAAATACCTTGATTGTTTCAACAGCTGAATGTGAGCGTTCTTTTTCTACTATGAATATAATCTTATCTTCCTTGCGAAactctttattaataaaaactgtgTCGAGTTTAATGTTCATTTCTTTAGTAGGTCCACCAATTACGCATTTCGATCCAAAGGATTATGTCATTAAGTGGTTTGGAAAAGGATATCGTGATGCTAATTTTAGGAATTGTGACGCGCCGGCATTAAAGTCTATAAATGAAAGTGAAATATTTTGGAAGATATTCTGA